One stretch of Filifactor alocis ATCC 35896 DNA includes these proteins:
- a CDS encoding Veg family protein: MVNNHTLDEIKRGLEKYLGRDVVVRANRGRKKFVKKEGVLECTYPNVFVVSYEGNDNHVTRVSYSYADILTSTVQLTLMRHEDSEKQKYA; this comes from the coding sequence GTGGTGAACAATCATACACTGGACGAAATTAAGCGTGGATTAGAAAAATATTTAGGTAGAGACGTTGTGGTTAGAGCAAATCGTGGAAGAAAAAAATTCGTAAAAAAAGAAGGCGTCTTGGAGTGTACTTATCCCAATGTTTTTGTTGTTTCTTATGAAGGAAATGATAACCACGTAACAAGAGTTTCTTATAGTTATGCTGATATATTGACATCTACAGTGCAATTGACTTTGATGCGACACGAAGATTCTGAAAAACAAAAATATGCATAA
- the ispE gene encoding 4-(cytidine 5'-diphospho)-2-C-methyl-D-erythritol kinase: protein MKQLSLDVCGKINLSLDVTGKRDDGYHFVSMIMQTVSLKDSLCIKKREDDFFFLNIGNSSIPSGEDNIIYKAVSLYHQMTRTGLGYEITLDKKIPVEAGMAGGSADAAGVLYALNEMNHCKLSREELLKLSVRLGADVPYMLLGGTYLATGIGEHLQKLPDVSYHILVVKPNKGVSTKSVYQNLDINHLKNRPNNDKMIECIHSKKYDEIYPFMGNVLYESAKKFVPEMERIIFDMESKFSCSKAMMTGSGSTVYGIFENLEDRSRANKYFLEHYTEVYEVETTNYSISIR, encoded by the coding sequence GTGAAACAGTTGAGTCTCGATGTTTGTGGGAAAATAAATCTTTCGTTGGATGTGACGGGAAAAAGAGACGACGGATACCATTTTGTATCTATGATTATGCAAACGGTCAGTTTAAAAGATTCGTTATGTATTAAGAAGAGAGAAGATGATTTCTTTTTTTTAAATATAGGAAATTCGTCTATTCCATCCGGAGAAGATAATATCATTTATAAGGCTGTTTCATTGTACCATCAAATGACACGGACAGGATTGGGATATGAGATTACATTGGACAAGAAGATTCCCGTTGAAGCAGGAATGGCGGGCGGAAGCGCGGATGCTGCAGGGGTTTTATATGCACTTAATGAAATGAATCATTGCAAATTATCTCGTGAAGAATTACTGAAACTTTCTGTGCGATTGGGTGCGGATGTTCCATATATGTTGCTTGGAGGAACTTATTTGGCAACCGGAATCGGAGAACATCTTCAAAAACTGCCTGATGTATCTTATCATATACTGGTTGTGAAACCGAATAAAGGAGTCAGTACGAAGTCAGTTTACCAAAATTTAGACATAAATCACTTAAAAAACAGACCGAATAATGATAAAATGATAGAATGTATTCATTCTAAGAAATATGATGAAATCTATCCGTTTATGGGAAATGTTTTGTATGAATCTGCCAAAAAGTTTGTACCTGAGATGGAACGGATTATTTTTGATATGGAATCTAAGTTTTCATGTTCCAAAGCGATGATGACCGGGAGCGGTTCCACTGTTTATGGGATATTTGAAAATTTGGAAGATAGAAGCAGGGCGAATAAATATTTTTTAGAACATTACACTGAAGTATATGAGGTAGAAACAACAAATTATTCCATCTCTATTAGATAG
- a CDS encoding D-alanine--D-alanine ligase family protein, which yields MVKQNIAILFGGKSEEHEVSCRSAKYIFENVDRDKYRPFLIGIDKLGNYYYMKECNIEHLIDCTWTDFIETNEVCFSKGDERFTLQLQGEKIVFDVVFPALHGPNGEDGKLQGLMEFVNIPYVGCNSISSAICMDKEITKRLVGIEGVRQVPYVILYEGVVAEEKLLEMEEIGYPLFVKPANMGSSVGVSKAENQQELLQAIRVASKYDDKVIVEKGIDALELEIAALGDGKDAYFSTVGCIKPRDIFYDYDSKYLTNDADFYIPAPISFEKETELREMARKAYTAMLCEGLSRIDFFMDKETQEIYFNEINTMPGFTAISLYPQLMDYDGVGAKELIGRLIDYAWRRYEKNK from the coding sequence ATGGTTAAACAAAATATTGCGATTTTGTTTGGAGGAAAGTCGGAGGAGCATGAGGTTTCCTGCAGATCTGCAAAGTATATCTTTGAGAATGTGGACAGGGACAAATATCGTCCGTTTTTGATTGGTATTGATAAATTAGGGAACTATTATTATATGAAGGAGTGTAACATAGAACATTTAATTGATTGCACATGGACAGATTTTATTGAAACAAATGAAGTTTGTTTTTCAAAAGGGGACGAACGATTCACTTTGCAGTTGCAAGGTGAAAAAATTGTATTTGATGTGGTATTTCCTGCGTTGCATGGACCTAACGGAGAAGACGGAAAATTACAAGGTTTAATGGAATTTGTAAATATTCCGTATGTTGGATGCAATTCGATCTCTTCGGCAATTTGTATGGATAAGGAGATTACGAAACGCTTAGTTGGAATAGAGGGTGTTCGGCAGGTGCCGTATGTGATATTGTATGAAGGGGTTGTCGCAGAAGAAAAACTTCTGGAAATGGAGGAAATTGGATATCCTTTGTTTGTGAAACCGGCCAATATGGGGTCAAGTGTAGGTGTTTCCAAGGCTGAAAACCAACAGGAACTGTTGCAGGCAATTCGGGTAGCAAGCAAATATGATGATAAGGTTATTGTAGAAAAGGGAATTGATGCATTGGAACTGGAAATAGCCGCGTTAGGTGACGGAAAAGATGCATATTTCTCTACGGTGGGTTGTATTAAACCGAGGGATATATTTTATGACTATGACTCTAAGTATTTGACAAATGATGCTGATTTTTATATTCCGGCACCGATTTCGTTTGAAAAAGAAACAGAACTAAGAGAAATGGCACGCAAGGCATATACGGCGATGCTGTGTGAGGGACTTTCCAGAATTGATTTCTTTATGGATAAAGAAACACAAGAGATTTATTTTAATGAAATCAATACGATGCCGGGCTTTACAGCCATTAGCCTGTATCCTCAATTGATGGATTATGATGGAGTAGGGGCAAAAGAGTTGATTGGAAGATTGATTGATTATGCATGGAGAAGATACGAAAAAAATAAGTAA
- a CDS encoding DUF1934 domain-containing protein, giving the protein MQDALIKIKTTQFLSNQKEPEVMEFVTQGKAVCKKNSVYLEYKESELSGLQGTTTILKFVDSGEIKLKRFGNQTSDMVFAKGKRFKTKYRTEYGTMSMEILTKDISVDILENPFDVRAVIQYDISVKDFFEGRNEMIIQAKKI; this is encoded by the coding sequence TTGCAAGATGCATTGATTAAAATAAAAACAACACAATTTCTCTCAAATCAGAAGGAACCGGAAGTAATGGAATTTGTAACACAAGGAAAAGCGGTGTGCAAAAAAAATTCTGTTTATTTGGAATACAAAGAGAGTGAATTATCCGGTTTACAAGGGACAACAACAATATTGAAATTTGTAGATAGCGGAGAAATCAAATTAAAAAGATTTGGAAACCAGACTTCGGATATGGTTTTTGCAAAGGGAAAGCGATTCAAGACAAAGTATAGAACAGAATATGGCACAATGTCTATGGAAATTTTAACGAAGGATATTTCTGTTGATATTTTAGAAAATCCATTTGATGTTCGTGCTGTAATACAGTATGATATTTCTGTGAAGGATTTTTTTGAAGGAAGAAACGAAATGATAATTCAAGCAAAGAAAATTTGA
- the tilS gene encoding tRNA lysidine(34) synthetase TilS, whose translation MNLKNKVLETIRQNNLIQPKEKVIVAFSGGPDSVCLLHLLHELKAELDIKLYAFHLNHQIRGLDAHRDAWYCLSLCDEYDIPFFVDSTDVPGYAQNMKMSLEEAARDVRYKKLFYLKSILNADKIAVAHNMDDQVETVLMRMMRGTGLYGLKGMEQLLSNGIIRPLLSVQKKEIIEELEQNGIHWQVDTTNQEDNYTRNKIRLSMILLMEECYPTAKENIFRMSASIREDSQYIEQNAMSFFEENHTLINSNTVKLELDDFFDMDLAIQKRSVRYSINVVLHSLKGIETVHLDSVIQLAKRYGDAQINLPKNLTVYKKQSALYFSTEELKEDILSFFYELEQNETIDISEISTEIETKVLLKDKNFMLSTGAYKKAFDFDKVSGRLFVRSREAGDRIKPMGLEGTKKIKNIFIDAKVPLAERNRIPIICDEAGNILWVVGHCISEEFKIDETTKKVILITVKQEND comes from the coding sequence ATGAATTTAAAAAATAAGGTGCTTGAGACAATAAGACAAAACAACTTGATTCAACCCAAAGAAAAGGTGATTGTTGCTTTTTCCGGAGGCCCGGATTCGGTATGTTTACTTCATTTGTTACATGAATTAAAGGCGGAATTGGATATTAAACTGTACGCATTTCATTTGAACCATCAAATCAGAGGTTTAGATGCTCACAGGGATGCATGGTATTGTTTGAGTCTCTGTGATGAATATGATATTCCGTTTTTTGTAGATTCTACGGATGTTCCCGGCTACGCACAAAATATGAAGATGTCATTGGAAGAAGCTGCTCGTGATGTGAGATACAAAAAATTATTTTATCTGAAATCTATTTTGAATGCGGATAAAATAGCGGTTGCACACAATATGGACGATCAGGTGGAAACGGTGCTGATGCGGATGATGAGAGGGACAGGATTGTATGGTTTAAAAGGAATGGAACAGCTATTGTCCAACGGAATTATTCGTCCTTTATTATCCGTTCAAAAGAAAGAAATTATAGAAGAATTGGAACAAAACGGAATTCATTGGCAAGTAGATACAACAAATCAAGAAGACAACTATACGAGAAACAAGATTCGTTTGAGTATGATTCTGTTGATGGAGGAGTGTTATCCGACAGCGAAAGAAAATATTTTTAGGATGTCGGCATCGATTCGAGAAGATAGCCAATACATTGAACAAAATGCAATGAGTTTTTTTGAAGAAAATCATACCTTGATAAATTCCAATACTGTAAAATTGGAGTTGGATGATTTTTTTGATATGGATTTGGCAATTCAGAAAAGAAGTGTTCGTTATTCTATCAATGTTGTGTTGCATTCTTTGAAGGGGATTGAAACGGTTCATTTGGATAGTGTGATTCAATTGGCAAAACGCTATGGAGATGCTCAAATCAATTTGCCTAAGAATTTGACTGTTTATAAAAAACAAAGTGCATTATATTTTTCGACAGAGGAGTTGAAGGAAGATATATTGAGTTTTTTTTATGAATTAGAACAAAATGAAACAATTGATATTTCAGAAATTTCTACTGAGATTGAAACAAAGGTGCTATTAAAAGACAAGAATTTCATGTTGTCTACAGGAGCCTATAAAAAGGCCTTTGACTTTGATAAAGTTTCGGGCAGACTTTTTGTTCGAAGCAGAGAAGCGGGCGATAGAATCAAACCTATGGGGTTGGAAGGAACGAAGAAGATAAAAAATATTTTTATTGATGCAAAAGTTCCTTTGGCTGAAAGAAATCGCATTCCGATTATATGTGATGAAGCAGGGAATATCTTGTGGGTTGTAGGTCATTGCATCAGTGAGGAATTCAAAATTGACGAAACAACAAAAAAAGTCATTTTGATTACAGTAAAACAGGAAAATGATTAA
- the ftsH gene encoding ATP-dependent zinc metalloprotease FtsH, whose translation MKKFLQGTMFYIALIFVIMSLVFIQSNSTSKVEKIPFSEFYTSILEHKVSEVEIQDNGMIQGKMAGSDKVFTTYAGYLAKTDGLTKEILEQTQQGVLKSKVKEPTQTHWILDLLPMVMLILIIVAFWFIFVQQAQGGGSKVMGFGKSRAKLHKEDENIKITFNDVAGLQEEKEELKEIVDFLRSPQKYWNLGARIPKGILMVGPPGTGKTYLSKAVAGEAGVPFYSISGSDFVEMFVGVGASRVRDLFEQAKKTAPCIIFIDEIDAVGRKRGAGLGGGHDEREQTLNQLLVEMDGFRVNESIIVMAATNRPDILDPALLRPGRFDRQVMVGSPDVKGREEILKVHSRKKPLAEDVDLKVIARGTAGFTAADIENLMNEAALLTARNNGTKIKMQTIEEAIVKTIVGLAKKSRIITEDEKKLTAYHEAGHAILATVQKFCDPVHQVTIIPRGMAGGFTMSRPQEDRYYTTKQELKEKMVELLGGRVAEELILEDVSTGASNDLERVAKIARAMVTTYAMTDKLGAMAYGDSSDEVFLGKDFTTKPNYSEEVASQIDHEIKIIVDEAYATARKLLQENIDRLHNVAQALMVYETLDSEQFKKAFNGELDLNEDVEESISEGADTFFDGEKSDDAKVSDENSDISETPINGESGVVVDVTTSVDASEQK comes from the coding sequence TTGAAAAAATTTTTGCAAGGAACGATGTTCTACATTGCACTAATATTTGTGATTATGTCATTAGTGTTTATTCAAAGTAATTCTACCTCAAAAGTAGAAAAAATCCCGTTTTCAGAATTCTATACAAGTATATTGGAACACAAGGTATCCGAGGTAGAGATACAGGACAATGGGATGATTCAAGGGAAGATGGCCGGTTCAGATAAAGTATTTACTACTTATGCCGGATATTTAGCAAAAACAGATGGTTTGACAAAAGAAATTTTGGAACAAACACAACAAGGTGTTTTAAAATCTAAGGTAAAAGAACCGACACAAACGCACTGGATTTTAGATTTGCTTCCTATGGTTATGCTGATTTTGATTATAGTGGCATTTTGGTTTATTTTTGTTCAACAAGCACAGGGTGGCGGTTCCAAAGTAATGGGATTTGGAAAGTCTCGCGCTAAATTGCACAAAGAAGATGAAAATATCAAGATTACATTTAATGATGTTGCCGGATTACAAGAGGAGAAAGAAGAGTTAAAAGAAATAGTAGATTTCTTGAGAAGTCCTCAGAAATATTGGAATCTCGGTGCGAGAATTCCGAAAGGAATTTTGATGGTAGGTCCTCCGGGAACAGGAAAAACTTATTTGAGCAAGGCTGTAGCGGGAGAGGCAGGTGTGCCGTTTTATTCTATCTCCGGTTCCGATTTTGTGGAAATGTTTGTGGGAGTCGGTGCATCCAGAGTAAGAGATTTATTTGAACAAGCGAAAAAAACTGCTCCTTGTATTATTTTTATTGATGAGATTGACGCAGTAGGGAGAAAGCGTGGTGCCGGACTTGGCGGAGGTCACGATGAAAGAGAACAAACTTTGAATCAATTATTAGTTGAAATGGATGGATTTAGAGTGAATGAAAGTATTATTGTAATGGCTGCTACAAATAGGCCTGATATTTTAGATCCGGCATTGTTAAGACCGGGAAGATTCGACAGACAGGTTATGGTAGGCTCGCCGGATGTAAAAGGAAGAGAAGAAATTCTTAAAGTTCATTCCAGAAAGAAACCATTGGCTGAAGATGTTGATTTGAAGGTAATTGCAAGAGGAACAGCAGGATTTACTGCAGCGGATATTGAGAATCTGATGAATGAAGCTGCACTTCTGACCGCCAGAAATAACGGAACGAAAATTAAAATGCAGACCATTGAGGAGGCAATTGTAAAAACGATTGTCGGTCTTGCTAAAAAGTCCAGAATTATTACAGAAGATGAGAAAAAATTGACTGCATATCATGAGGCTGGACATGCTATTTTAGCAACAGTTCAAAAATTCTGCGATCCTGTTCATCAGGTTACTATTATTCCACGAGGAATGGCGGGCGGATTCACTATGAGCAGACCGCAAGAAGATAGGTATTATACTACGAAACAAGAGTTGAAAGAAAAAATGGTAGAGTTGCTTGGAGGTCGTGTTGCAGAAGAACTTATTTTGGAAGATGTGTCTACCGGAGCAAGTAATGACTTGGAAAGAGTAGCTAAAATAGCAAGAGCTATGGTAACCACTTATGCAATGACAGACAAACTGGGAGCAATGGCATACGGAGATTCTTCGGATGAAGTGTTCCTCGGAAAGGATTTTACTACAAAACCGAATTATTCGGAGGAAGTTGCTTCGCAAATTGATCATGAAATTAAGATTATTGTAGATGAAGCTTATGCAACAGCGAGAAAACTATTGCAAGAAAACATAGATCGTTTACACAATGTGGCGCAAGCATTGATGGTGTATGAAACATTAGATTCAGAACAATTTAAGAAAGCGTTTAATGGAGAGTTGGATTTGAATGAAGATGTTGAAGAATCTATCAGTGAAGGAGCGGATACTTTTTTTGATGGTGAAAAATCAGATGATGCAAAGGTTAGTGATGAAAATAGTGATATTTCTGAAACTCCTATCAACGGGGAGTCGGGAGTTGTTGTAGATGTTACTACTTCTGTCGATGCTTCCGAACAAAAGTAA
- a CDS encoding iron-sulfur cluster assembly accessory protein, translating to MSIRMNKEAADALKELLTSKGIEATDIRVFVAGFSCSGPQFNLAIDPAKEGDYSVEIDGFTLRAEQKLIDEFGGFEIKHFSDGTNSGIYIEPDIKPQSSCSSCGGGCH from the coding sequence ATGAGTATTAGAATGAATAAAGAAGCAGCAGATGCTTTAAAAGAATTATTAACATCAAAAGGAATTGAAGCAACGGACATCCGAGTATTTGTTGCTGGATTTTCTTGTAGCGGTCCACAATTCAACTTAGCAATCGATCCTGCAAAAGAAGGAGACTATTCTGTTGAAATTGACGGTTTCACTTTAAGAGCAGAACAAAAATTGATTGATGAATTTGGAGGATTTGAAATCAAACATTTCAGCGACGGTACAAATTCAGGAATCTACATTGAACCGGATATCAAACCTCAATCTTCCTGTTCAAGCTGCGGCGGCGGATGTCACTAA
- the pepF gene encoding oligoendopeptidase F — MEVMKKRDETPEYLKWDISRLYKKESDYEEDLKKCEQMSVDIEKKYKNKIVSPDTAICAIREYNEFLELNDVISHYATLSVSVDMTDAQHQKRESYYYSKAAEIQTRLKFLEKEIVSLDAQILEKVKEKAPEYRVYIEDIMLKKEYMLDDSVEEALATLSPVLHSSIKGYETTKIADIEFESFVVRGKEYPNSYVLYENMYQYNPDFEIRRKSFQSFSNGLKKYQNTTAFYYQNHIQKEKIISAMRGFSSVFDYLLLDQKVTKEMYHRQIDLIMKELAPYMQKYAALLKKIYHLDKITFADLKIPVDKEIVPRITIEESKKYVREALSVLGEEYVDLIMSSYEERWVDFAQNIGKSTGGFCATPYGKHSFILLSWTGLLSEVFTLVHELGHAGHFTLNQRENSYLNQEPSLYFVEAPSTMNELLLTNYLLKDVGVDKRMKRWVLSNMISNTYFHNFVTHLLEAAYQREVYKRVDRGESLQAEDLSMIKKNVLQEFWGEDVEITDGAELTWMRQPHYYMGLYSYTYSAGLTIGTQMSNRIKEEGFSAAQDWIKVLKAGGTKNPVELAQMAGIDITTDKPLLDTIHFIGSAIKEIIQLTEELEKN, encoded by the coding sequence ATGGAAGTCATGAAAAAAAGAGATGAAACACCTGAATATTTGAAATGGGATATCAGTAGACTTTATAAGAAAGAATCGGACTATGAAGAAGATTTGAAAAAGTGTGAACAGATGTCTGTTGATATCGAAAAAAAGTATAAAAATAAAATTGTGTCGCCGGATACAGCAATCTGTGCAATCAGAGAATATAATGAGTTTTTAGAATTAAATGATGTCATTTCGCACTATGCAACATTATCTGTATCAGTAGATATGACAGATGCTCAACATCAAAAAAGAGAAAGTTATTATTATAGCAAAGCTGCAGAGATACAAACTCGTTTGAAATTTTTAGAAAAAGAAATTGTTTCTTTGGATGCACAAATTTTGGAGAAAGTAAAAGAGAAAGCTCCTGAATATCGTGTGTATATTGAGGATATTATGCTTAAGAAGGAATATATGTTGGATGATTCGGTAGAAGAAGCTCTGGCTACCTTGTCACCCGTGTTGCATAGCAGTATAAAGGGTTATGAGACTACAAAAATTGCAGATATTGAATTTGAATCATTTGTTGTAAGAGGAAAAGAATATCCGAACAGTTATGTATTATACGAAAACATGTATCAGTACAATCCTGATTTTGAAATAAGAAGGAAATCGTTTCAGAGTTTTTCAAACGGGTTGAAAAAATATCAGAACACAACAGCTTTTTATTATCAAAATCATATTCAAAAAGAAAAAATTATTTCTGCAATGAGGGGATTTTCTTCTGTGTTTGACTATCTTTTATTGGACCAAAAAGTAACGAAGGAAATGTACCATCGTCAAATTGATTTGATTATGAAGGAACTTGCTCCTTATATGCAAAAATATGCAGCATTATTGAAGAAAATTTATCACTTAGATAAGATAACCTTTGCGGATTTGAAAATTCCTGTAGATAAAGAGATTGTACCGCGCATTACCATAGAAGAATCAAAAAAATATGTGAGAGAGGCACTTTCTGTTTTAGGAGAAGAATATGTTGATTTGATTATGTCTTCCTATGAGGAAAGATGGGTAGATTTTGCTCAAAATATCGGAAAATCTACCGGAGGATTTTGTGCTACACCATATGGAAAACATTCTTTCATTCTATTGTCTTGGACAGGTCTTTTGAGTGAAGTATTTACTTTGGTACACGAATTAGGGCATGCGGGACACTTTACTTTAAACCAAAGAGAAAACAGCTATCTAAATCAAGAACCGTCATTATATTTTGTTGAAGCACCTTCTACGATGAATGAATTACTGTTAACAAATTATTTGTTAAAAGATGTGGGAGTCGATAAGAGAATGAAACGATGGGTATTATCCAATATGATTTCAAATACTTACTTCCATAATTTTGTAACACATCTATTGGAGGCTGCCTACCAAAGAGAAGTCTATAAAAGAGTAGATAGAGGTGAGTCTCTTCAAGCAGAAGATTTGTCTATGATTAAAAAGAATGTTTTGCAAGAATTTTGGGGAGAGGATGTAGAAATTACTGACGGCGCTGAATTGACATGGATGAGACAGCCGCATTATTATATGGGACTATATTCTTATACCTATAGTGCAGGGCTTACCATCGGTACACAAATGAGTAATAGAATTAAGGAAGAAGGATTTTCTGCAGCGCAGGATTGGATTAAAGTATTGAAAGCAGGCGGAACAAAAAATCCTGTAGAGTTGGCTCAGATGGCAGGAATTGATATTACAACAGACAAACCGTTATTAGATACAATTCATTTTATCGGTTCTGCAATTAAAGAAATCATTCAATTGACGGAAGAATTGGAGAAAAATTAG
- a CDS encoding ribonuclease H-like domain-containing protein, translating into MKLFKMVLPHTGSLSEDDIFLDIETNGLFPNRHKIIVCGLIKKEQKETVLLQYCIDNDNERELIENISDELSTKKNIYTFHGNIFEFPFLKYKQKKLLLPNQIPYDKAHDLSPAISSFRHILNLPDYRRSTIENHFQIRRVEQIDVHEWTSKNEISEEFQWTEDAPVLRHNRSELLSLLKLKSAFENWKKSMAFYFPAFGCNMYLSNYNFSKNTASIMFLIEKTENKIPLISFCDGLDISFKDDILILKFDTISGTTNKNNTVISPVISPSRYFKKNHMVNIDNLLSVSKEILLHLFCN; encoded by the coding sequence ATGAAATTATTCAAAATGGTTCTTCCACACACAGGATCACTTTCAGAAGATGATATTTTTTTAGATATTGAAACAAACGGACTTTTCCCAAATCGTCACAAAATCATAGTGTGTGGACTCATAAAAAAAGAACAAAAAGAAACGGTACTGTTACAATACTGTATTGATAACGACAATGAAAGAGAACTCATAGAAAACATTTCCGATGAGCTTTCCACAAAAAAGAATATTTATACCTTTCATGGAAACATTTTTGAATTCCCTTTTTTGAAATATAAACAAAAAAAATTACTGCTTCCAAACCAAATTCCGTACGATAAAGCTCATGATTTATCCCCGGCAATTTCTTCTTTTCGACATATATTGAATCTTCCGGACTATAGAAGAAGTACCATAGAAAATCACTTTCAAATTCGTCGTGTAGAACAAATTGATGTCCACGAATGGACTTCAAAAAACGAAATATCTGAAGAATTTCAGTGGACTGAAGATGCCCCTGTTCTGCGCCATAATAGAAGCGAACTGTTGTCTCTGCTCAAGTTAAAGTCAGCGTTTGAAAATTGGAAAAAATCCATGGCTTTTTATTTCCCTGCATTCGGTTGCAATATGTATCTGTCAAATTACAATTTTTCAAAAAACACTGCAAGCATCATGTTCTTAATAGAGAAAACTGAAAACAAAATCCCTCTTATAAGCTTTTGTGATGGACTCGACATCTCCTTCAAGGACGATATTCTGATTCTAAAATTCGATACTATAAGCGGAACTACAAATAAAAATAATACTGTTATTTCACCTGTTATATCGCCTTCTCGGTATTTCAAAAAAAATCACATGGTAAACATTGACAACCTCTTGTCCGTTTCCAAAGAAATACTGCTCCATCTATTTTGCAATTAA
- a CDS encoding DNA alkylation repair protein → MLVRESLFELKEKEYADFQSRLVPNISREHFIGVRIPKIRSLAKKYLKETDELNIVFLKQLPHLYYDENIFHSIVLSEYPEYDGCIELVKEFLPFIDNWAVCDALSPKSFAAHKHEWNEDLCQWLNSEDVYTCRFGVRMLMNHYLGEDFDVSYLEAVAKIKSEDYYVKMAIAWFLSMALVKRWNETSRYLRKNTLDKWTHNKTIQKARESYQLKKEQKEYLLTLKRQ, encoded by the coding sequence ATGTTAGTTAGAGAATCGCTTTTTGAGTTGAAGGAAAAAGAGTATGCGGATTTTCAAAGTAGATTGGTTCCGAATATTTCAAGAGAACATTTTATTGGAGTAAGAATACCTAAAATTCGTTCTTTAGCAAAAAAGTATTTGAAAGAAACCGATGAATTGAATATAGTGTTTTTGAAACAGTTACCACATTTATATTATGATGAAAATATTTTTCATAGCATAGTACTATCCGAATATCCGGAGTATGACGGGTGTATCGAACTTGTAAAAGAGTTTCTTCCGTTTATTGACAATTGGGCAGTTTGTGATGCGTTGTCTCCGAAATCATTTGCTGCTCATAAACATGAATGGAATGAGGATTTGTGTCAGTGGTTAAATTCTGAAGATGTATACACTTGTAGGTTTGGTGTCAGAATGTTGATGAATCATTATTTAGGTGAGGATTTTGATGTATCTTATTTGGAAGCTGTTGCAAAGATAAAATCGGAAGACTACTATGTGAAGATGGCTATCGCATGGTTTCTCTCCATGGCGTTGGTAAAACGTTGGAATGAAACAAGTAGATATTTACGGAAAAATACATTGGATAAGTGGACACATAATAAAACAATTCAAAAGGCAAGAGAGAGTTATCAACTAAAGAAGGAGCAAAAAGAGTATTTGCTAACTTTGAAACGACAGTAG
- a CDS encoding 5-formyltetrahydrofolate cyclo-ligase, whose amino-acid sequence MTKKEFRQFAIKKRNSLSSEERISFSNQILQHLINSEIYQDSKKIFMYLSFQSEVDTFQLLSRALQDNKEVYAPITLPDEKKLLCGRVEDPDRDLEKDFYGILSPILQDNNIASPTDIDFVIVPGAAFDIHGYRMGYGGGYYDCFLPTLSKNAKIVALAFEEQIYPDIPKENHDIKMQYIVTEKRFLIL is encoded by the coding sequence ATGACAAAAAAAGAATTTCGTCAATTTGCAATCAAAAAAAGAAACTCTCTTTCATCAGAAGAAAGAATTTCTTTTTCTAATCAAATACTCCAACATCTGATTAATTCCGAAATTTATCAAGACAGCAAAAAAATTTTCATGTATCTCAGTTTTCAATCAGAAGTGGACACCTTTCAACTGCTATCCCGTGCATTACAAGACAACAAAGAAGTATATGCACCCATCACTCTTCCCGACGAAAAAAAACTTTTGTGCGGCAGAGTTGAAGATCCTGACAGAGACTTAGAAAAGGATTTCTATGGAATTCTTTCTCCAATTCTGCAAGACAACAATATCGCTTCTCCTACTGACATTGATTTTGTTATCGTTCCCGGAGCTGCTTTTGATATTCATGGATATCGCATGGGGTATGGCGGTGGATATTACGATTGTTTCCTTCCCACGTTATCTAAAAACGCTAAAATCGTTGCTCTTGCATTTGAAGAACAAATCTATCCGGATATCCCGAAAGAGAATCATGACATCAAAATGCAGTACATCGTAACAGAAAAAAGATTCCTCATTCTCTAA